In the Alistipes provencensis genome, CTGTTCATGCTGCTCGTGGGGCTGAGCATGCCGCTGGTGACGGGCACCGCGGCCTCGGAAACCGCCGCGGCGGCCGGATCGGTCACCGCCGCACAGCCGATGATGCCGTGGGGCATCCTGCTGCTGCACGTCGTGGCCGTCTCGGCGCTTTCGAACCTCGGAAAGCTCGTGCCGATCTTCTTCTACCGCGACCGGCAACTGAGCGAGCGGCTGGCCCTCTCGATCGGCATGTTCACCCGCGGCGAGGTGGGCGCCGGGGTGATCTTCATCGCCCTCGGGTACAGCCTCGGCGGCCCGGCGCTGATTATCTCGGTGCTGACGCTGGTGCTGAACCTCATCCTCACGGGCGGATTCGTCGTCTGGGTCAAACGACTGGCGCTCCGAAGCGCCGCTCCCGAAGCATAATAATCCCTTGTCGATATGAAAAAATACGCACTCATCCTATCCGTCCTGCTGCTGACCGGCGCGCGGCTGTCGGCACAAACCCACGAAAAGAACATCCTCGGCGTGCGGGCCGGAGTGAACATCGCTTGGATGACGGCTTCGTCCGGCGGCGCTTCGGGGGCCACCAACGGCCGCACCGGATTCCACATCAGCGTCTCGGACCAGATACTGCTCTCCGACAAACTGCCTTTCTACCTCGAAACAGGTGTCGATTTCTCGAGCCGCGGCGGCAAGATCAAGGTCGAAGGATATGACTACGGCCCGAGTTCGGCAACGACGGACCCCGTTTATCAGGATGTGGCGCTGCGTCCGATGTACCTGCAGGTGCCCCTGCTCGTCAACTACCATTTCGACATCCGCAACCGGTTCACCATCCAGCCTTTCGTCGGCGTCTACTACGGCGTGGGCATCGGCGGCAAGATCAAGGCCGGAGAGGAGAAGAGCGACATGTTCGGCGGCGACTGCAGGTT is a window encoding:
- a CDS encoding outer membrane beta-barrel protein, whose amino-acid sequence is MKKYALILSVLLLTGARLSAQTHEKNILGVRAGVNIAWMTASSGGASGATNGRTGFHISVSDQILLSDKLPFYLETGVDFSSRGGKIKVEGYDYGPSSATTDPVYQDVALRPMYLQVPLLVNYHFDIRNRFTIQPFVGVYYGVGIGGKIKAGEEKSDMFGGDCRFMRSDFGVRMGVGFVWRRIYFGLNGDLGCLNILKKGASVTARDFENIPSGSGIKIANNNFAVSIGYNF